The Pyxidicoccus sp. MSG2 DNA segment GGTTAAGGGGATTCGTCAGCCGCAAGGCGAAGCGATGATCCGAAGCCCCAGTAAACGGCGGCCGTAACTATAACGGTCCTAAGGTAGCGAAATTCCTTGTCGGGTAAGTTCCGACCTGCACGAATGGAGTAACGACTTCCGCGCTGTCTCGGAGAGGGACTCAGCGAAATTGAAATAGCTGTGCCGATGCAGTTTACCCGCAGCAAGACGGAAAGACCCCGTGAACCTTTACTATAACTTGACAGTGACACTAGGGATTGACTGTGTAGGATAGGTGGGAGCCTTTGAAGCCGGGCCGCTAGGTTCGGTGGAGGCAACGGTGAAATACCACCCTGTTGATTTCTGGTGTCTAACCATGTCCCGTCATCCGGGATTGGGACACTGTCTGGTGGGTAGTTTGACTGGGGCGGTCGCCTCCCAAAAAGTAACGGAGGCGCGCGATGGTTCCCTCAGCCCGATTGGAAACCGGGCGGCGAGTGCAATGGCATAAGGGAGCTTGACTGCGAGAGAGACATCTCGAGCAGGTGCGAAAGCAGGTCATAGTGATCCGGTGGTCCTGAATGGAAGGGCCATCGCTCAACGGATAAAAGGTACTCCGGGGATAACAGGCTTATCTCCCCCAAGAGTTCACATCGACGGGGAGGTTTGGCACCTCGATGTCGGCTCATCGCATCCTGGGGCTGGAGCAGGTCCCAAGGGTTTGGCTGTTCGCCAATTAAAGCGGTACGCGAGCTGGGTTCAAAACGTCGTGAGACAGTTTGGTCCCTATCTGCTGTGGGCGTAGGATACTTGAGAGGCTCTGACCTTAGTACGAGAGGACCGGGTTGGAGGCACCGCTGGTGTACCAGTTATCTCGCCAGAGGTATCGCTGGGTAGCCATGTGCCGATTGGATAACCGCTGAAAGCATCTAAGCGGGAAACCGACCTCAAGACCAGGTATCCCGGGCGCAAGCCCCTGAAGACCCGTCGAAGACTACGACGTTGATAGGCCGGGTGTGTAAGCGTGGTAACACGTTGAGCTAACCGGTACTAATGGGTCGAGCGGCTTACTTTCCCCGTTCTCTTCCATGCCTCCTTTTGGGGCGTAAGGGACTCGGGGCCAAGGCCGAGGCTCGAGTGCGAAAGCACTCGCCCGGAAGACGCTTCTAAACAGGCACGGCGAGACTTCTCGCAGAGAATTGAAACTTACCCTTTGTATGCACTGTCGCTTGTTTTCCGGTGGCTATGTCGGAGGGGTCCCACCCGTTCCCATCCCGAACACGGAAGTTAAGCCCTCCAGAGCCGATGGTACTTCGCGGGAAACCGCGCGGGAGAGTAGGTCGCTGCCGGATTCTTTTTGAGAACCCCCGTTGCCCTCGTGGCAACGGGGGTTTTCTTTTTTTGGCGCGTCCGCCTTCCGGCTCTCCGCGCCGGCCGGGGCCCGCGGACCTGCCGCGAGCCCCTGGGCCCCACCGCGCCTGCGGCACGCGGAGCACCACCTTGCCCACCGTGCTCCGGCCTTCCAACTGGCGGTGGGCCTCGGCGGCGTCGGCCAGGTCCAGCACCAGGCCCGCGCGCACCCGCAGCCGGCCTTCCGTCAGCTCCGCTCGCAAAGCCTCACGGGCGTGGCGCTGCAGCTCCGGCGGGTGGTTCGTGCGCAGCCAATAGGCGCTCACCTTCAGGGATTTCTCATACAGCGACTCCACGTCCACCGGAGGCGGCGCACCACTCGCGCTGCCGTAGCTCACCAGGTGGCCGAAGACCGCCAATGAATCCAGGCTGCTCTTCCAGGTGTTCGCGCCCACGGAGTCGAGCACCAGCTCCACCCCGCGGCCTCCCGTCAGGGCGTGTACCCGCTCCGAGACATTGCTTTCGCCATACAGGATGACTTCGTCGGCTCCGAGCTCTCTTGCGAGCCGGGCCTTGGCCTCCGTCGACACCGTTCCAATCACCCGGGCTCCCACGCCCTTCGCGAGCTGCACCGCGAGCAGGCCCACTCCGCCCGCGGCCGCGTGGATGAGCACGGACTGCCCCGCGGACAGGTGCCCCATCGTGTGGATGAGGTGCCACGCCGTCAGTCCCTGCACGAGGAGTCCGGCGCCTTCCTCGAAGGACACGCGCTCGGGAAGCACGAGCAATTCCTGCTCTGGCACCGTCACCCGCTCCGCGTAGCTTCTCGCCGCCAGGGCCACCACGCGCCGACCCAGCCAGGCCGAGTCCACTCCCGGGCCCACAGACTCCACCACGCCCGCTGCTTCGCTCCCGAGGATTCGCGGCAGGGGCACCTTCGCGTCGTACAGCCCCCGCCGGCGCTCGGTGTCCGCGAAGTTCACTCCCGCCGCGTGGACCCGGATGCGCACTTCCCCGGGGCCTGCCACCGGCTCCGGCACTTCCTCGAGACGAAGGACCTCGGGCCCGCCCACCTGATGATAACGAATGGCTTTCATGCGACGTCTCCTGATGGCGTCCCGCTGCCTAACGTCCGACGGTGGCACTCGCCCTGCTCGTGCGGCACGTCGCTGACACCTCGCGAACCTGCACCGCGCCGACGAAGAGCCGCGCTGTTTCTCGCGGCTCGAAGCCACGCTGTCCGTTGAGAGTGTCCCCCTTCCGTTGCGACTGGGTGTCCGCCGCGGAAGTTCGCGTTTCACACATGCTGAAGCCACTGTGTGGCTGGCCTCGCTGCTCGCGGCTTGATTGAGTGGCGCTCCCCCGTCACTCAGGAGCCTCTTGCATGAAGCTGCTTCGTCCCTGCCTCGGCGGCCTGCTCGCGGTCGGTCTGTTCTTCGCCCCCATGACTTCCGAGGCCGCTGCCGTCCGCGTCGGGCTCGGCGCCGACTACTGGATTGATGAGAGCGCCGCCTTCAGCTTCACCCTCGGCGTCGAGGGACGCATCACGGGCCCGCTCTCCGTTGGCGCGCGGTTCGGCGCGACGCTCATCACGGACGGCAATGACGTCGGCATTCCGCTCGACCTCTACCTGCGCGCCAACGTTGCCAGAAGCGTCTACATCGAGGGCATGGCCGGACCGTGGATTGTCTTCGGCCGCAACGACGAGTTCCGCGCCCACGCCGCCTTCGGCTTCGGCCTGCAGGGCAAGGCCGCGAGCATCGGCATCGAGGTCGGCTACCTCGAACCCAATCCCGTCATCGGCCTGCGCCTGGGCTACAAGTTCTGAGCCTCAGTAGTGCGGTGGACGCTCCTGCTGCCGGGCGTCCACCAGCCCGGGGTCTCCCGCCAGCTTCTGCTTGAGCACCTCCACCTCCGCCTTCAGCGCGGAGATGACCTTCTGCTGGTCGTACAGCACGTCGCTCAGCTCCTGCAGCAGGTCCTGCTGCTGCATGTAGCGAAGCTCCAGCTCGGCAATGCGCTTCTCGTCCATGGGTGGCTACCCTTAACCCGGAGCGGCCCCTTGCGTCCCCTCCCCGCGCCACCCATCTGTCCATGCCATGAACGTCCAGGAATACCTCCAGCGTGCGCGTGAGCTCCTCGCCCGGGGACAGCCCGAGCTGGCCGAGTCCGCCCTCAGCGATGCCATCGACGCCGCGGTCGCCGCCGAGGACATCGTCCTCCTCACCCGGGCCCGCTTCGCCCTCGGTGAGCTGCTCTTCCAGCAGGAGCGCGACGACGAGGCGCTCCCCT contains these protein-coding regions:
- a CDS encoding SlyX family protein yields the protein MDEKRIAELELRYMQQQDLLQELSDVLYDQQKVISALKAEVEVLKQKLAGDPGLVDARQQERPPHY